From Drosophila virilis strain 15010-1051.87 chromosome X, Dvir_AGI_RSII-ME, whole genome shotgun sequence, the proteins below share one genomic window:
- the LOC116652194 gene encoding uncharacterized protein isoform X1: protein MKLRLAKCCYFVNLRSGCFLVAFFDMCMHMVNLSYGKSSTIEAVATIIYLAHFLGIIMLFLSAAVEMSPLLLVYLATDIAKFLFLIISAYVWVPCRRNSMFTLIVTCINILLSVYFWLVTYSYYWQCRETVTDI, encoded by the exons ATGAAACTTCGACTGGCCAAATGCTGTTACTTTGTGAACCTACGCTCCGGATGCTTTCTGGTTGCATTCTTTgacatgtgcatgcatatgGTTAATTTGTCCTATGGCAAGA GTTCAACAATCGAAGCCGTGGCGACCATCATATATCTGGCCCACTTTCTGGGCATTATCATGCTCTTCCTCAGCGCCGCAGTC GAAATGTCGCCGCTGTTGTTGGTTTATTTGGCAACGGACATTGCGAAATTTCTATTTCTCATCATTTCCGCCTATGTCTGGGTCCCCTGTCGACGCAATTCGATGTTCACACTTATTGTTACATGCATAAACATAT TGCTAAGCGTTTACTTCTGGCTAGTCACCTACTCCTACTACTGGCAGTGTAGAGAGACCGTAACTGACATTTAA
- the LOC116652194 gene encoding uncharacterized protein isoform X2 — MLFLSAAVEMSPLLLVYLATDIAKFLFLIISAYVWVPCRRNSMFTLIVTCINILLSVYFWLVTYSYYWQCRETVTDI; from the exons ATGCTCTTCCTCAGCGCCGCAGTC GAAATGTCGCCGCTGTTGTTGGTTTATTTGGCAACGGACATTGCGAAATTTCTATTTCTCATCATTTCCGCCTATGTCTGGGTCCCCTGTCGACGCAATTCGATGTTCACACTTATTGTTACATGCATAAACATAT TGCTAAGCGTTTACTTCTGGCTAGTCACCTACTCCTACTACTGGCAGTGTAGAGAGACCGTAACTGACATTTAA
- the LOC116652195 gene encoding uncharacterized protein, whose protein sequence is MSDDFLTFLKFSMHCFKYIYIYFVCVNLLEHLIQGQEGSSN, encoded by the coding sequence ATGTCTGATGACTTTCTGACATTCTTGAAATTCAGCATGCATTGCTTcaaatatatctacatatactttgtgtgtgtgaaccTTTTGGAGCATCTGATACAGGGCCAGGAGGGAAGCTCAAATTAA
- the LOC6631688 gene encoding uncharacterized protein yields MRRCQQFDDSNSTRKGAQTRIAHKYVMLGGMGQQFSTGNTAGKMRLSLSYFLGLLMVLVCGTALVTARPQGPCGPPPSGPPPSGPPPSGPPPGGRCPPPPSTTASSG; encoded by the exons ATGCGGAGGTGTCAG CAATTTGACGATAGCAATTCGACACGCAAGGGCGCCCAAACGCGAATAGCCCATAAATACGTAATGCTCGGTGGGATGGGCCAACAGTTCTCGACTGGAAACACAGCTGGAAAGATGCGTCTAAGCCTGAGCTACTTCCTGGGTCTTCTGATGGTGCTCGTCTGCGGCACGGCGCTGGTG ACCGCCAGACCGCAGGGTCCGTGCGGCCCACCGCCGAGTGGACCACCGCCAAGCGGACCGCCACCATCGGGACCACCACCAGGCGGACGCTGCCCACCCCCACCATCGACCACCGCCTCCTCGGGCTAA